ACCCGACGATGGCCAGCACGTAGACGGCGTAGCCCCACCCCAGCAGCTTGCGCGTGGGCCACACCAGCGCCAGCGCCAGCAGCGTGAAGAAGGCGTGCGCGGCCAGCCGGAAGGCCTCGCGCTTGTCCTGCGGCGCCAGCACGACGCGCTCGAACCAGCTCACCTTCAGCCACGTGTGCCAGCCCGGAATCTGCTCCCAGCCGGGCGAGCCCTGCACCTTCACGAAGGCCACCGGGTCACCGAACTGGTGCCACAGGAAGAGCATGTACGCGCCGAAGCCCAGGCCCGACAGTACCGGCAGGAAGTCCACCGCGCTCCACTTCTCGCCTCGCGCGTGCTTCCACTCCAGGCGGCGCACCAGCAGGCCCAGCACCACCGCGGGGGCCACGGGCCGGGCCGCGGTGGCCACCGCCGCGACGAGGACGGCGGGCCCCAGGTGCCCGCGCTCCAGCAGCAGGAAGGCCGCGACCACCAGCAGGACGAACAGCGCGTCCGAATACATGGCGCCGTAGAAGTAGAGCGTGAAGGGGTAGCAGGCCATCAGCAGCCCGGCCTTCAGCGCCGTGTCCTCGTCCGTCAGCTTGCGCGCCCAGACGGTGAAGAGCATCAACGCCAGCGGGCCGCACAGCAGCGTGATGAGCACGCCGGACTGGTACACATTGGGCCCCAGCGACTCCACCGCGCGGATGAGCAGCGGGTACAGCGGGAAGAACGCCACCGAGCTCTGCTGGCCCGGGGCGAACTGGTAGCCCTCCTGGGCAATCCGCATGTACCAACTGGAATCCCAGGCCACCCAGCCCATGGTGAAGTACTCGTCGAGCCGGACGACGGGGTTGTTGGGGTCCTTGTGGAAGAAGCGCCAGGCCCCGGCGGTGGCGGCGGCGCCACAGGCCACGACGGCCGACAGGACGACGAGGACGATGGTGCGGGACGCGGAGCGGGCCATGGGGCCCGGGAGGCTCGGGCCAGAGACGGCCTCCGGTCAAGCCCGGGAGCCGCTGATACGCGGGACTCCCGGGTGCCGGCACGGGAATGACTCAGCGCGGGTAGAACGTCTTGCCCGCCTTCACCATCTCCACCAGGTGCGGCGCGGGGGCGAAACGCTCCCCGAGCTTGTCGTGGTAGTGCTCCAGCTTGCGCAGCACCTCGGCGGGGCCGCGGCTGTCCACGTAGTGGAAGGGCCCCCCCAGGAAGGGCGGGAAGCCCAGGCCGAAGATGGCGCCCACGTCGCCGTCACGCGCGCTGCGGAGGATGCCCTCGCCCAGGCAGCGGATGGCCTCGTTGACCATCTGCAGCACCACGCGCTCCGCCATCTCCGCGCGGTCGAAGGAGCGGCGCTCCGTGCCGTGCGGCAGCAGGGCGTAGATGGAGCTGTCCACCTCCTGCTTTTTCCCGTCCTCGTACAGGTAGAAGCCCTTCTGCGTCTTGCGGCCCAGGCGGCCGTCGGCCACCACCTTCTCCAGGGCCTTGGGCGCCGCCATGCGCTTGCCGAAGGCGGCCTCCATGATGGGGCCCACCTTCTGCGCCACGTCGATGCCCACCTCGTCCAGGAGGGTAATCGGGCCCACGGGGAAGCCGAACTCGACCAGCGCCCTGTCCAGCTCCGCGATGTCCGCGCCTTCTGCCAGCAGGTAAGCCGCCTCGTTCATGTACGGGGCGAGGATGCGCGAGGTGTAGAAGCCCGGCCCGTCGTTGACGACGATGACCGTCTTGCCCTGCTTGCGCCCCACCTCCACGCAGGTGGCCGTCACCCAGTCCGCGGTGCCCGCGTGGGTGATGATCTCCAGCAGCGGCATCTTGTGGACCGGGCTGAAGTAATGCATGCCAATGACTTGCGCCGGCCGGCGGCTGCCCTTGGCCAGCTCCGTAATCGGGATGCTGGAGGTGTTGGACGCGAAGATGGTCTGGTCGCCGGTGACGGCCTCCACCTCCGCGATGATGCGGTGCTTGAGCTTGAGGTCCTCGAACACCGCCTCGATGACCAGGTCCGCGGACTTGAAGCCGCTGTAGTCCGTGCCCGCCGTCACCAGGGCCGACTTCGCCGTGGCCTCGCGGCGCGTGAGCGAGCGCCGCTTCACACGCTCGTCCAAGATGGACTGCACCTGCTTCATGGCCCGGCCCACGCCCGCGTCATCCTTGTCCTTCACGCGCACGGGCACGCCCTGGAGCACGCTGGTGACATAGGCGATGCCGCCGCCCATCAGCCCGCCGCCCAGCACCGCCACCTTCTTCACCTCGCGCGGCTTCGCGTCGGGGTTGGAGGTGCCGTTCTCCTTCTTCAGCGCCGTGGTGGCGAAGAAGATCTCCACCAGCCTCTTGGAGACGTCCGACACCACCAGCTCGCCAAAGGCCTTCGCTTCCGCCTCCTGGCCCGCCTTGTGCCCGGACTCCAGGCCCACGCGCACGACCTGGAGCGCCTTCTCCGGCGCGGGGAACTTGCCGCGCGTCTTCTTCAGGAGCTGCTTGCGCGCCTGGTCGAAGAGGACCTTGCGGCCCAGCGGGTTGTCCTCCAGCGCCACCTCCGCCCACAGCTCCTTGTTGGCCAGGCCCTGGATGAAGCCCGCAAGCCCCTTGGCCTTGCCGTTCGCGGCCACGCCCTTGAAGCCCTGGCCATGACGGCGGTCCACCTTCAGCTTCCCGTCGGCCAGCTCCTTCGCGCGCAGCACCGCGATGGCGCGGAGGATGGGCGTCGGCACCACCTCATCCACCACGCCCAGCTTCTTCGCCTTCGCGGGCTTGAGGCTCTTGCCGGTGAGGATGAGGTCCAGCGCCGCCTGCACGCCAATCAGCGCCGGCAGCCGCTGCGTGCCGCCCGCGCCCGGAATCAGGCCCAACTGCACCTCCGGCAGCCCCAGCGACGTCTTCGGGCTGTCGGTGGCGATGCGGTAGTCACACGCCAGCGCCCACTCCAGGCCGCCTCCCAGACATGCGCCGTGGATGGCCGCGACGACGGGCTTGGGGAAGTCGGCCAGCTTGTCGAAGCCCTCCTGCCCGTTGCGGCTGATGGCGGTGGCCTCCTCCGCCGTCTTGATGGTCTGCAGGAAGTCGATTTTCGCCCCGGCGACGAACGAGTCCTTCTTGCCGGACGTGAAGACGACGGCCTTCACCTCGGGCTCGCGCTCCGCGCGCATCATGACGCGCAGGAAGGCCTCGCCCGTCTCCGGCGACAGCGTGTTCACCGGCGAGTCCGGCAGGTCGAAGGTGATGACGGCGACGCCGCCCTCCACCTGGTACGAGAAGCCCTGCTTCACCTCGAGCTCTTCCGCCTTGGTGGCCATCACGCACGCTCCAGGATGACGACTGCGCCCAGGCCGCCCGCCGCGCAGACGGTGCACATCGCCGTGTTCTTGTTCCGACGCTTCAGCTCATTGATGGCCTGGGTGACGATGCGCGCCCCCGTGGCCCCAAAGGGATGACCGATGGCGATGGAGCCACCCGTCACGTTCAGCCGCTCCCGGTCGATTTCGCCCACCGGCGCGCTCCAGCCCGCCTTCTTCGCGAAGGCCTGGGACGCCAGCGCCTGGATGTTGCTGGCCACCTGTGCGGCGAAGGCCTCGTGCATCTCCACCAGGTCGATGTCCGCCAGCGTCATGCCCGCGCGCTTGAGCGCCGTGGGCACCGCGTAGGCTGGGCCCTGGAGCAACTGGTCGCCCGGGTCCGTGGCCGCGTAGGCGTGGCTGCGGAGGAAGCCCAACGGCTCGTAGCCCAGCGCGCGCGCCTTCTCCTCGCTCATCAGCAGCAGCGCCGCGGCGCCGTCCGTCAGCGGCGACGCGTTGCCCGCCGTAATCGTGCCGTACTTGCGGTCGAACGCCGGCTTGAGCTGCCCCAGCGCCTCCATGCTGGAGTCTTCACGGACGATGTTGTCGCGCTCCGCCGTCTTGTCGAACTTCGGCGGCACGACGACGTGCATGACCTCGTTGTCGAACAGACCGTCCTTCCACGCCTTGGCCGCGTTGCGGTGCGAGTTGAAGGCGATGCGGTCCTGCTCCTCGCGGGAGATGCCGTTCTCCTTGGCCATCTTCTCCGCGCTCTCCCCCATCGTCATGCCGGTGGAGTACTCGGCGATGGCCGGGGGCACCGGCAGCAAATCCTTGGCCTTGAGGCGCTGGAAGGGCTTGAGCTTGTCCGGCAGCGAGCGCCCCTTGGACGCCGCCACCAGCGCGTGGGCCAGCGGCCGGCTGGTGAAGATGGGCGCGTCCGACATGGACTCGGTGCCACCGGCGATGATGACGTCCGCCTCGCCCGTGGCAATCGCGTTGGCCGCCGTCGTCAGCGCCTGGATGGACGTGGCGCACGCGCGCGACACCGTGAAGGCATCAATCTTCTTCGGCAGCCCCGCCGCGATGACGACCTCGCGGGCAATGGACGGGGCCGTCAACGTGGGGATGACCTGGCCGAACACCACCTGGTCGATGACGTTCGGGTCCAGGTCCGTCTTCTGGACCAACTCCTGGACCACCAGGCGGCCCAAATCCAGCGCCGTCAGCCCTGAGAAGACGGAGCCCGCCTTGACGAACGGGGTCCGCAGGCCGCGGACGATGGCCACCCTTCGGGGGCCGTTGCGCTTCTCGCTTGCCATGTGTGCCACACCTCCAGCGAAGTCGGGAGGTGGGCATCTAACGAGCGGCGATGCGCCGCGTCAATCGTCC
This region of Myxococcus xanthus genomic DNA includes:
- a CDS encoding mannosyltransferase family protein, producing MARSASRTIVLVVLSAVVACGAAATAGAWRFFHKDPNNPVVRLDEYFTMGWVAWDSSWYMRIAQEGYQFAPGQQSSVAFFPLYPLLIRAVESLGPNVYQSGVLITLLCGPLALMLFTVWARKLTDEDTALKAGLLMACYPFTLYFYGAMYSDALFVLLVVAAFLLLERGHLGPAVLVAAVATAARPVAPAVVLGLLVRRLEWKHARGEKWSAVDFLPVLSGLGFGAYMLFLWHQFGDPVAFVKVQGSPGWEQIPGWHTWLKVSWFERVVLAPQDKREAFRLAAHAFFTLLALALVWPTRKLLGWGYAVYVLAIVGLPAWSTKDFMGMGRYLLSAFPVFLTAAMLLRERPLLLRGALAVGAASLLVLSWAFGADYYVS
- the fadJ gene encoding fatty acid oxidation complex subunit alpha FadJ, producing the protein MATKAEELEVKQGFSYQVEGGVAVITFDLPDSPVNTLSPETGEAFLRVMMRAEREPEVKAVVFTSGKKDSFVAGAKIDFLQTIKTAEEATAISRNGQEGFDKLADFPKPVVAAIHGACLGGGLEWALACDYRIATDSPKTSLGLPEVQLGLIPGAGGTQRLPALIGVQAALDLILTGKSLKPAKAKKLGVVDEVVPTPILRAIAVLRAKELADGKLKVDRRHGQGFKGVAANGKAKGLAGFIQGLANKELWAEVALEDNPLGRKVLFDQARKQLLKKTRGKFPAPEKALQVVRVGLESGHKAGQEAEAKAFGELVVSDVSKRLVEIFFATTALKKENGTSNPDAKPREVKKVAVLGGGLMGGGIAYVTSVLQGVPVRVKDKDDAGVGRAMKQVQSILDERVKRRSLTRREATAKSALVTAGTDYSGFKSADLVIEAVFEDLKLKHRIIAEVEAVTGDQTIFASNTSSIPITELAKGSRRPAQVIGMHYFSPVHKMPLLEIITHAGTADWVTATCVEVGRKQGKTVIVVNDGPGFYTSRILAPYMNEAAYLLAEGADIAELDRALVEFGFPVGPITLLDEVGIDVAQKVGPIMEAAFGKRMAAPKALEKVVADGRLGRKTQKGFYLYEDGKKQEVDSSIYALLPHGTERRSFDRAEMAERVVLQMVNEAIRCLGEGILRSARDGDVGAIFGLGFPPFLGGPFHYVDSRGPAEVLRKLEHYHDKLGERFAPAPHLVEMVKAGKTFYPR
- the fadI gene encoding acetyl-CoA C-acyltransferase FadI, coding for MASEKRNGPRRVAIVRGLRTPFVKAGSVFSGLTALDLGRLVVQELVQKTDLDPNVIDQVVFGQVIPTLTAPSIAREVVIAAGLPKKIDAFTVSRACATSIQALTTAANAIATGEADVIIAGGTESMSDAPIFTSRPLAHALVAASKGRSLPDKLKPFQRLKAKDLLPVPPAIAEYSTGMTMGESAEKMAKENGISREEQDRIAFNSHRNAAKAWKDGLFDNEVMHVVVPPKFDKTAERDNIVREDSSMEALGQLKPAFDRKYGTITAGNASPLTDGAAALLLMSEEKARALGYEPLGFLRSHAYAATDPGDQLLQGPAYAVPTALKRAGMTLADIDLVEMHEAFAAQVASNIQALASQAFAKKAGWSAPVGEIDRERLNVTGGSIAIGHPFGATGARIVTQAINELKRRNKNTAMCTVCAAGGLGAVVILERA